One Bombus vancouverensis nearcticus chromosome 7, iyBomVanc1_principal, whole genome shotgun sequence DNA window includes the following coding sequences:
- the Dph3 gene encoding diphthamide biosynthesis 3, with the protein MSVYHDEVEIEDFEYDEDEEVYYYPCPCGDQFQISKEELAAGVEEATCPSCSLVIKVIYDKEAFAVKQEELVRDKEKQILIQKV; encoded by the coding sequence ATGTCTGTATATCACGATGAAGTAGAAATTGAAGATTTTGAGTATGACGAGGACGAAGAAGTATATTACTACCCATGCCCTTGTGGGGATCAGTTTCAAATCTCTAAAGAAGAATTAGCTGCTGGTGTGGAAGAAGCCACATGTCCTTCGTGCTCTTTGGTTATAAAAGTAATTTACGATAAGGAGGCATTTGCAGTTAAACAAGAAGAACTTGTTAGGGATAAGGAAAAACAGATTTTGATCCAAAAGGTTTGA
- the ari-2 gene encoding E3 ubiquitin-protein ligase ari-2 isoform X2, translated as MHKNIKMTTEEYDTEMDCSDSDCGDPGYEDYYNVHPWDGEGDNDIDNDQSRRDPEYAVYDCLRIEEVERLLNEDVELLSNSLHITPSLAKVLLHAHNWALQDIIAKYRTNASSLLINSKIKSLPPLESLSALKGQRGGLCSVCVIIYPAEKFSTLTCGHSFCKDCWCMHFEVQITQGISTGISCMAQDCNVLAPEDFVLSLLTKPNMRERYQQFAFCDYVKSHPQLRFCPGPNCQMIMRSKEQRAKRVMCSSCRTVFCFRCGIDYHAPTDCNTMKRWLTKCADDSETANYISAHTKDCPKCHICIEKNGGCNHMQCYSCKHDFCWMCLGDWKAHGSEYYWENHSKSLKLEEQTLEAIKMQINKKVMNSSGTWIDWQHLFAAASLLTRCRYTLQYTYPYAYYMEPGPRKELFEYQQAQLEAEIEDLSWKIEHAETTNRGDLENQMDIAEKRRVTLLKDFLEV; from the exons ATGCATAAGAACATAAAG ATGACGACTGAGGAATATGATACTGAAATGGATTGCTCCGACTCAGATTGCGGAGATCCAGGTTATGAAGATTATTATAATGTACACCCATGGGATGGTGAAGGTGACAATGATATAGATAATGATCAAAGCCGAAGAGATCCTGAATATGCTGTATATGATTGTTTAAGAATTGAAGAAGTGGAAAGACTTTTAAATGAAGATGTAGAGTTGTTAAGTAATAGTCTCCATATAACACCATCCTTAGCCAAAGTTTTATTACACGCACACAATTGGGCATTACAAGACATCATCGCAAAGTATCGTACCAATGCTTCCAGTTTGTTaattaattcaaaaataaaatcattacctCCATTGGAGTCACTATCAGCACTAAAAGGTCAAAGGGGTGGATTATGTTCCGTTTGTGTTATAATATATCCAGCTGAGAAATTTTCTACTCTAACATGTGGACATTCATTTTGTAAAGACTGTTGGTGCATGCATTTTGAAGTACAAATAACCCAAGGTATTTCTACAG GAATAAGTTGCATGGCACAGGATTGTAATGTCTTAGCTCCAGAAGACTTTGTTTTATCTCTACTTACTAAGCCTAACATGAGAGAAAGATATCAACAGTTTGCTTTTTGTGATTATGTAAAATCCCATCCACAATTAAGGTTTTGTCCTGGACCCAATTGTCAAATGATTATGCGTTCGAAAGAGCAAAGAGCAAAAAGAGTGATGTGTTCATCATGTAGAACTGTGTTTTG TTTCCGATGTGGTATTGATTACCACGCACCCACTGACTGTAATACTATGAAAAGATGGCTAACAAAATGTGCAGATGATTCAGAAACAGCTAATTATATTAGTGCCCACACCAAAGAT TGTCCAAAATGCCATATTTGCATAGAAAAAAATGGTGGTTGTAATCACATGCAATGTTATAGTTGTAAGCATGATTTTTGTTGGATGTGTCTTGGAGATTGGAAAGCACACGGAAGCGAATATTAT TGGGAAAATCACAGTAAGTCGTTAAAATTGGAAGAACAAACTTTAGAAGCTATAAAGATGCAAATAAACAAGAAAGTAATGAACTCTAGTGGAACGTGGATCGATTGGCAACATTTATTTGCAGCTGCGTCGCTTTTAACGCGCTGCCGCTATACTTTACAGTATACCTATCCTTATGCTTATTATATGGAACCGGGACCGCGAAAAGAATTA TTTGAATACCAACAAGCGCAATTGGAAGCGGAAATAGAAGAcctttcttggaaaatagaacATGCAGAAACAACAAATCGTGGAGATTTGGAAAATCAAATGGATATTGCTGAAAAACGTCGAGTCACTTTACTGAAGGATTTTCTTGAGGTATAA
- the ari-2 gene encoding E3 ubiquitin-protein ligase ari-2 isoform X1 gives MHKNIKMTTEEYDTEMDCSDSDCGDPGYEDYYNVHPWDGEGDNDIDNDQSRRDPEYAVYDCLRIEEVERLLNEDVELLSNSLHITPSLAKVLLHAHNWALQDIIAKYRTNASSLLINSKIKSLPPLESLSALKGQRGGLCSVCVIIYPAEKFSTLTCGHSFCKDCWCMHFEVQITQGISTGISCMAQDCNVLAPEDFVLSLLTKPNMRERYQQFAFCDYVKSHPQLRFCPGPNCQMIMRSKEQRAKRVMCSSCRTVFCFRCGIDYHAPTDCNTMKRWLTKCADDSETANYISAHTKDCPKCHICIEKNGGCNHMQCYSCKHDFCWMCLGDWKAHGSEYYVCSRYKENPNIAHESVLAQAREALKKYLHYYERWENHSKSLKLEEQTLEAIKMQINKKVMNSSGTWIDWQHLFAAASLLTRCRYTLQYTYPYAYYMEPGPRKELFEYQQAQLEAEIEDLSWKIEHAETTNRGDLENQMDIAEKRRVTLLKDFLEV, from the exons ATGCATAAGAACATAAAG ATGACGACTGAGGAATATGATACTGAAATGGATTGCTCCGACTCAGATTGCGGAGATCCAGGTTATGAAGATTATTATAATGTACACCCATGGGATGGTGAAGGTGACAATGATATAGATAATGATCAAAGCCGAAGAGATCCTGAATATGCTGTATATGATTGTTTAAGAATTGAAGAAGTGGAAAGACTTTTAAATGAAGATGTAGAGTTGTTAAGTAATAGTCTCCATATAACACCATCCTTAGCCAAAGTTTTATTACACGCACACAATTGGGCATTACAAGACATCATCGCAAAGTATCGTACCAATGCTTCCAGTTTGTTaattaattcaaaaataaaatcattacctCCATTGGAGTCACTATCAGCACTAAAAGGTCAAAGGGGTGGATTATGTTCCGTTTGTGTTATAATATATCCAGCTGAGAAATTTTCTACTCTAACATGTGGACATTCATTTTGTAAAGACTGTTGGTGCATGCATTTTGAAGTACAAATAACCCAAGGTATTTCTACAG GAATAAGTTGCATGGCACAGGATTGTAATGTCTTAGCTCCAGAAGACTTTGTTTTATCTCTACTTACTAAGCCTAACATGAGAGAAAGATATCAACAGTTTGCTTTTTGTGATTATGTAAAATCCCATCCACAATTAAGGTTTTGTCCTGGACCCAATTGTCAAATGATTATGCGTTCGAAAGAGCAAAGAGCAAAAAGAGTGATGTGTTCATCATGTAGAACTGTGTTTTG TTTCCGATGTGGTATTGATTACCACGCACCCACTGACTGTAATACTATGAAAAGATGGCTAACAAAATGTGCAGATGATTCAGAAACAGCTAATTATATTAGTGCCCACACCAAAGAT TGTCCAAAATGCCATATTTGCATAGAAAAAAATGGTGGTTGTAATCACATGCAATGTTATAGTTGTAAGCATGATTTTTGTTGGATGTGTCTTGGAGATTGGAAAGCACACGGAAGCGAATATTATGTATGTTCAAGATATAAAGAGAATCCTAACATTGCTCATGAGAGTGTTCTTGCACAAGCAAGAGAAGCTCTAAAAAAATATCTTCATTATTACGAAAGa TGGGAAAATCACAGTAAGTCGTTAAAATTGGAAGAACAAACTTTAGAAGCTATAAAGATGCAAATAAACAAGAAAGTAATGAACTCTAGTGGAACGTGGATCGATTGGCAACATTTATTTGCAGCTGCGTCGCTTTTAACGCGCTGCCGCTATACTTTACAGTATACCTATCCTTATGCTTATTATATGGAACCGGGACCGCGAAAAGAATTA TTTGAATACCAACAAGCGCAATTGGAAGCGGAAATAGAAGAcctttcttggaaaatagaacATGCAGAAACAACAAATCGTGGAGATTTGGAAAATCAAATGGATATTGCTGAAAAACGTCGAGTCACTTTACTGAAGGATTTTCTTGAGGTATAA
- the Synj gene encoding synaptojanin, whose product MAMGKGFRVYEKLKPPSPHSLILEQRNRKETVLFESQAVAVLSAEETDTLKGKYTKLLDAYGCLGVLQLNAGENTLLYLVLVTGCFSVGKIGESEVFRITQTHFVPLHYTQSNEDRVSEVRKVLNSGTFYFSWSANQEPLDITLSAQRRCKSTTTDNRFFWNRMLHIHLLRYGVDTSHWLLKAMCGSVEIRTVYVGHRQARAVLMSRLSCERAGTRFNVRGTNDDGHVANFVETEQVIYLDNEVTSYVQTRGSVPLFWEQPGIQVGSHKVKISRGSEASAPAFNRHLNMIKQRYGQQVIINLLGSSLIGSKEGEAMLSQLFQTHHNMSEHTDVPHILFDYHQECRGGNMKNLSKLKTKVDKYLESFSLFYAAGNTVILEQTGTIRTNCLDCLDRTNCVQTFFALEILSKQLGLLKLLEKQQMVSRFEEVFRQMWINNGNEVSKIYAGTGAIQGSSKLMDGARSAARTIQNNLLDSSKQEAIDILLLGSTLNTELADRARLLLPSNMLHAPPSVLREMCKRYNEYVATMNLRVSVGTYNVNGGKHFRSVVYKDVSLSDWLLDAPRKSSSLVSVEYDNIPVDIFAIGFEEIVDLNASNIMAASTDNAKAWAEELQKVLSRDTEYVLVTYQQLVGVCLYLFIRPEHAPYLRDVAVDCVKTGLGGATGNKGAAAIRCVLYSTSFCFVCAHFAAGQSQVNERNADYAEITRKITFPMGRTLNTHDYVFWCGDFNYRVDMDKDEMKEMIKRNEFDQILQYDQLKVQQEQGNVFKNFLEGPINFAPTYKYDLFSGDYDTSEKCRQPAWTDRVLWKRRKQVPDIDSPTDWNPGKLIHYGRAELKQSDHRPVIAIIDIDIHCVESEKRERVFKEVIQDLGPPDGTIVVKAVEESDDMDSVFDENFMMALLQDFSHIGEVILVRFVGETIWVTFRDGQCALSAARKGMTQVCGQALKLSLKSPNWVQLIEKEIELCSNTTVAQFVSNSPMRSPMQRLEQLDIGERSSPSRGSPNGVIPPPRPAPPGRPTQPPKSPVQDRKQGPRAGVFSVLPNQYPAPLAREREFDQSERLSPESAIYEEIMDGSPNYPIPNRPPPPLPRTDLSQEPSRPPNSKPPPLPQRQAPPPPQHPPPSLPASNAPPPIPARTSGGPPIPARNPH is encoded by the exons ATGGCGATGGGCAAAGGGTTTCGCGTCTACGAAAAGTTAAAACCACCTAGTCCTCATTCACTTATATTGGAACAACGAAATCGAAAGGAAACTGTTCTTTTCGAATCACAGGCAGTCGCTGTTCTTT CTGCTGAAGAAACAGACACTTTGAAAgggaaatatacaaaattattagaTGCATATGGATGCTTAGGCGTATTGCAGTTAAATGCAGGTGAAAATACTTTATTATATCTTGTTCTTGTGACTGGCTGTTTTTCAGTTGGCAAAATAGGAGAGTCCGAAGTATTTAGAATTACACAGACTCATTTTGTACCACTTCATTATACACAAAGTAACGAGGATCGTGTATCTGAAGTTAGAAAAGTTCTCAACTCTggtacattttatttttcttggTCTGCTAATCAAGAGCCTCTTGATATTACCCTTAGTGCACAGAGGAGATGCAAATCTACAACAACTGACAATAGATTCTTTTG GAATCGGatgttacatatacatttattaagATATGGTGTGGATACATCCCATTGGTTACTTAAAGCAATGTGTGGTAGTGTGGAAATTCGAACTGTATATGTTGGTCATAGACAAGCTCGTGCTGTCCTCATGTCTAGATTAAGTTGTGAACGGGCAGGCACAAG GTTTAATGTCAGAGGAACTAATGATGATGGTCATGTAGCAAATTTTGTAGAAACAGAGcaagtaatatatttagataaTGAAGTAACCTCTTATGTGCAAACCAGGGGATCAGTTCCTTTATTCTGGGAACAGCCTGGCATACAGGTTGGTTCTCACAAAGTGAAAATTTCTCGTGGTTCTGAAGCTTCTGCACCAGCCTTTAATAGACATTTGAATATGATTAAACAAAGGTATGGCCAGCAAGTAATTATCAATCTTCTTGGATCTAGTCTGATTGGGAGTAAAGAAGGAGAAGCAATGTTAAGTCAATTATTCCAAACTCATCATAATATGTCAGAACATACTGATGTACCTCATATTCTATTTGATTACCACCAAGAATGCAGAGGTGGAAATATGAAAAACCTTTCAAAGTTGAAAACAAAAGTAGATAAATATTTAGAATCATTTTCCTTGTTTTATGCGGCTGGTAATACTGTCATTCTTGAACAAACTGGGACTATTAGAACAAATTGTCTTGATTGTTTAGATAGAACAAATTGTGTACAAACATTTTTTGCATTGGAGATACTTAGCAAACAACTTGGATTATTAAAGTTACTTGAAAAACAGCAGATGGTTTCAAGATTTGAAGAAGTATTTAGACAAATGTGGATCAACAATGGTAATGAAGTAAGTAAAATATATGCTGGTACTGGAGCAATTCAAGGAAGTTCAAAATTAATGGATGGTGCAAGATCTGCAGCTAGAacaatacaaaataatttattagacTCCAGTAAACAAGAAGCTATTGACATTTTGTTATTGGGATCAACTTTAAATACTGAATTAGCGGATAGAGCTCGATTACTTTTACCTTCAAATATGCTACACGCTCCACCGAGCGTTCTCAGAGAAATGTGTAAAAGATATAATGAGTATGTAGCTACAATGAATCTCAGAGTAAGTGTTGGTACTTACAACGTTAATGGAGGGAAACACTTCCGAAGTGTCGTGTACAAAGATGtgtctctttctgattggttaCTAGATGCTCCACGAAAATCATCAT CTCTAGTATCAGTTGAATATGACAATATTCCTGTAGATATATTTGCGATAGGATTCGAAGAAATCGTTGACTTGAATGCTAGTAACATAATGGCTGCTAGTACTGATAATGCAAAAGCTTGGGCAGAGGAATTGCAAAAAGTACTTTCTCGGGATACTGAATATGTTTTAGTCACATATCAACAATTAGTCGGTGTTTGTCTTTATTTATTCATACGACCTGAGCATGCACCTTATTTAAGAGATGTAGCTGTAGATTGTGTAAAAACTGGTTTGGGAGGTGCAACAGGAAATAAAGGAGCTGCTGCTATTAGATGCGTATTGTATTCCACgtccttttgttttgtttgtGCACATTTTGCTGCTGGTCAATCTCAAGTGAATGAACGCAATGCAGATTATGCGGAAATTACGCGAAAAATTACCTTCCCTATGGGAAGAACATTGAATACTCACGATTACGTATTTTGGTGTGGAGATTTCAATTACAGGGTTGATATGGATAAGGATGAGATGAAAGAAATGATCAAAAGAAACGAATTTgatcaaatattacaatatgatcAGTTGAAG GTTCAACAGGAGCAAGGAAATGTTTTCAAAAATTTTTTGGAAGGTCCTATTAACTTTGCTCCAACATACAAGTATGATCTTTTTTCTGGTGACTATGATACTAGTGAAAAATGTCGACAGCCTGCTTGGACGGACAGAGTATTGTGGAAACGTCGAAAACAAGTACCTGACATCG ATTCCCCTACAGATTGGAATCCAGGAAAATTAATTCATTATGGCAGAGCAGAATTGAAACAAAGTGATCATCGGCCGGTTATTGCcattatagatatagatattcaTTGCGTTGAATCTGAAAAGCGCGAACGAGTATTCAAGGAAGTGATTCAAGATTTGGGCCCACCTGATGGCACTATAGTAGTTAAAGCAGTTGAGGAATCGGATGATATGGACAGCGtgttcgatgaaaatttcaTGATGGCTCTATTGCAAGATTTCTCTCATATTGGCGAAGTAATCCTTGTCAGATTCGTCGGTGAAACAATCTGGGTAACATTTAGAGATGGACAATGTGCTTTGTCAGCAGCAAGAAAAGGTATGACTCAAGTATGTGGTCAAGCCTTGAAATTATCATTGAAATCTCCAAACTGGGTACAActaattgaaaaagaaatagaactttGCAGTAATACCACAGTTGCACAGTTTGTTTCAAATTCTCCAATGAGGAGCCCTATGCAAAGATTAGAACAATTAGACATAGGAGAACGATCATCCCCTAGTAGAGGTAGTCCAAATGGAGTAATTCCTCCACCCAGACCAGCTCCACCAGGGCGTCCAACTCAACCTCCAAAAAGTCCAGTACAAGATCGAAAACAAGGACCACGAGCTGGTGTATTTAGCGTGTTGCCCAATCAATATCCAGCACCTTTAGCCAGAGAAAGAGAATTTGACCAAAGCGAAAGGTTATCTCCGGAATCTGCAATTTATGAAGAAATAATGGATGGATCACCTAACTACCCCATACCAAACCGTCCACCACCTCCATTACCTCGTACGGATCTTTCGCAAGAACCTAGTAGGCCACCCAATTCTAAACCACCTCCACTACCTCAAAGACAagctcctcctcctcctcaaCATCCACCACCTAGTTTACCCGCGTCAAATGCTCCACCACCAATACCGGCAAGAACATCAGGTGGACCACCCATTCCAGCTAGAAATCCACATTAA
- the Galphai gene encoding G protein alpha i subunit, with protein MGCAVSTTGEKEAAERSKKIDKDLRADGERAASEVKLLLLGAGESGKSTIVKQMKIIHETGYSKEECEQYKPVVCSNTVQSLMTIIRAMGQLRIDFADPNKADIARQFFTLASAAEEGELTGELALLMKRLWQDAGVQLCFTRSREYQLNDSAAYYLNALDRIAQPNYIPTQQDVLRTRVKTTGIVETHFSFKGLHFKMFDVGGQRSERKKWIHCFEGVTAIIFCVALSGYDLVLAEDEEMNRMIESMKLFDSICNSKWFVETSIILFLNKKDLFEEKITRSPLTICFPEYKGANTYEECASYIQMKFENLNKRKDQKQIYTHFTCATDTSNIQFVFDAVTDVIIKNNLSNCGLLS; from the exons ATGGGTTGTGCGGTGAGCACCACCGGCGAGAAAGAAGCTGCGGAAAGGTCTAAGAAGATCGACAAGGATCTCAGAGCCGATGGGGAACGGGCCGCCAGTGAGGTCAAGCTCCTCTTGCTCG GAGCTGGAGAATCTGGAAAATCTACTATagtaaaacaaatgaaaattatcCATGAAACTGGCTATAGTAAAGAAGAATGTGAACAATATAAACCTGTAGTTTGTAGTAATACAGTTCAAAGTCTTATGACAATAATTAGAGCCATGGGTCAACTTAGAATTGACTTTGCAGACCCTAATAAAGCG GATATAGCACGTCAATTCTTTACCCTAGCTTCTGCAGCAGAGGAGGGTGAGCTAACTGGGGAACTGGCACTATTAATGAAACGATTATGGCAGGACGCTGGAGTACAACTTTGTTTCACACGTAGTAGGGAATACCAGCTCAATGATTCTGCGGCATATTACCTTAATGCTTTAGATCGTATAGCACAACCTAATTATATTCCTACTCAGCAAGATGTTCTTAGAACACGTGTGAAAACAACAGGAATAGTAGAAACACACTTTTCTTTCAAAGGCTTACATTTTAA AATGTTTGATGTGGGTGGTCAAAgatcagaaagaaagaaatggatACACTGTTTTGAAGGAGTTACTGCAATCATATTTTGTGTTGCATTAAGTGGATACGACTTGGTTCTTGCAGAGGATGAAGAAATGAATAGAATGATAGAGTCGATGAAATTGTTTGATTCTATCTGTAATAGTAAGTGGTTTGTTGAAACATCAATCATTTTATTTCTAAACAAAAAAGATCTTTTTGAGGAAAAGATCACTAGGAGCCCATTGACTATTTGTTTCCCAGAGTATAAGGGTGCTAATACATACGAAGAATGTGCTTCTTACATTCAAATGAAATtcgaaaatttgaataaaagaaaagatcAGAAACAAATTTACACACATTTTACATGTGCTACCGACACATCTAATATACAATTTGTGTTTGATGCTGTAACCGATGTTATAATCAAAAACAATTTGAGTAATTGTGGTTTATTAAGTTAA